Part of the Gracilimonas sp. genome is shown below.
CAGGCTTGACCTGTTTGCACTGGGAGCTCCTCAGCGTCACGGTCAAAACCTGTATGCCCAAAATATTGCAACCTACGACCGAAGTTATGCGCTGGGTCTGGATAGCTATGATCCTGCTGCCGCTGATGTATTCTGGGAAAAAGGGCGTTTGTTTAACTCTAATGTTTCCGGAGTATCCAACAGTTATGATGGAAATCAATATGTAGGAGACGGATGGTTAAATCCAAGCATCCAGAGTCGCTACTCTAAAAACTTCCTTAACGAGCGAGAAAACTTCTTTCATAAGCCACAGGTTAACTTAAACTGGTACAGTGAACTGACTGATAAGCTTACACTAACTAACGTATTGTACTACTCCGGTGGTAAAGGTGGAGGAACAGGAACGCTTGGTGACATCGAGTATGATTACAGCCACGCTCAGCGAATTGTTGACTGGAATGCGACTATCGCTGATAACCTGGCCAATTTGGATGGAAGTGGAGATGCTGTTGCAAATGGAATTATCAGAAACAGCCGAAACAACCAGTGGACAGTAGGTGACATTTTGAAGCTTTCTTACCAGGCTAATGAAAACCTTGAACTGCAAGCCGGTTTAGACTGGAGAACAGCTGAAATTGAGCACTATCGTGAAGTACGTGACCTTCTCGGTGGCCGCTATTACATCGACAACTCCAACGATCTGAACCCAAACCGTGAAACTCGTCTGGGAGATAAAGTTGCTTACAACTTTGACAACACAGTAGATTGGTTAGGCGGTTACCTGCAGGGTGAATACTCCAAAGACAACTTCAGCACCTATGCTACGGTGGGGATCTCAACTGTAAAATACTCCCACTTGAACTACTTCCTGGATGATCCTAACAAAGCAGGATTGCAGGAAACAGAACGTGAAAGCGACAATCTTGTTGGATACCAGGCTAAAGCAGGTGTTCTTTATGGATTGAGTGATGATCTGGACCTTTACCTGAATGTTGGCGCAATCTCTAAAGTGCCGATTTTTGACAACGTTATTAACGACGGAACCGGTGCGATCAACGAAGACCCTGAAAACGAGAAGTTCTACTTCTACGAAGCAGGTACTCGTTACAGAGACCCAAGCGGACGATTTGGCTTTAACCTGAACTACTACCTGACCGATCGTCGCGACCGTTCGTTCACAAGAGGAATCAACTTTCAGGATGGAACAGAAGGCTTGATTAACATCACCGGCCTGGATCAAATGCACACCGGGGTTGAGCTTGAAACATCTGCTAAACTGGCTGAATGGGCCCGACTTGACGTGGCTGCTTCTCACAACTTGTGGGAGTACAAGAATGATGTAACTGCGCTTTACACCCCTGATCAGAATAACCCTTCTGTACAGGATACCGTAAGCCTTTTTGTTGAAGGACTGAAAGTAGGTAACGCACCACAAACACAGTTTGCTTATACACTTACAGTAGAGCCAATGCAGAATCTGGATGTTACCCTTGTAGGTACTACATTCATGCGCCACTGGTCAGATTTTGATCCGCTTGACAGAGACGACCCAAGTGATCGTGCACAGACATGGCAAGTGCCCAACTACACGGTGTTCAATGCTCACTTGAATTATGCTCTTCCTGGTGTATTTGAAGGAAGTTCATTGTTCCTGAACCTGTTCAATCTTTTTGATAACACATACATTCAGGATGCTACGGATAACAGTAGATTCAACGGATATGACGGCGATCACGATGCTGATGACGCGGAAGTATTCTTTGGACTACCTCGACGATACAACTTTGGAGTTAGAATCAACTTCTAACAATACAAACGTATCATCAATTTTACGTTAAATTTTGAAAGCAGCCTGTCTTTTGACAGGCTGCTTTTTTATTGTACATCATCATGAAAAAACTACTTGTCTGCGCTTTAATTTCGATGGTCTTAATGGGGTGCATCGAAGAAGAAAAATCAAGGGATGCAAAAGTCTTGCTTGTTTCCTTCGACGGCTTTCGGTACGACTATCTTTCCAAAACCCATACCCCAAATTTTGATAAACTCGTGGAAACCGGCGTATTTAGTGAAGGCCTGATTCCGATTTTCCCGTCAAAAACGTTTCCGAATTATTATGCTATGGCTACCGGTCTGTATCCGGAGAACAACGGCTTTATTGCCAACAATATGTACGATCCTGAGATGGATGCCCGATTTACTATTTCGAACCGGGATGCGGTAGAAAACCCCGATTGGTACGAGGGTGAGCCGATCTGGAATACGGTTGAAAAGGCTGGCAAAAAATCAGGAACCATGTTCTGGGTAGGTTCAGAAACTCCCATACAGGATATGCGCCCCACCCACTGGAAACGATATAATGAAAGCATGCCTGACTCAGCCCGTATCGACACGGTTGTAAAATGGCTCTCTTACGGCAATGAAAAAGAAGTCGATTTTGCCACGCTCTATTTCAGTTTTGTGGATGCTCGTGGTCATCGTTTCGGGCCCAATTCCCCGGAAGTGGTTGAAGCTATTGAGCGGGCGGATAATTTAGTGGGTTATCTGGTAGAATCTATAAACCAAAAAGGACTGTCCGGCAAAACGAACCTGATGATTGTATCGGACCACGGCATGGCAGAAATTTCCAGGGACCGGGTTGTGATTCTTGATGAGATGATAAACCCGGATGATCTGCAGGTTATTTCTTACAGTCCGGCGATGATGACAAATGTAAAGGGTGATAATTTAGAAGGAGTATATTCGGCATTAAAAGCCAATGAAGAGCATTTTAAAGTATATAAAAAGGAAGATATCCCTGAACGCTATCACCTGAAGAATCACCTCAGGGTACCGGAACTCTTGCTGGTTGCCGATGTGGGCTATACCATCACAACCAGGGAGTTTTTTGAGGAACGTGAGAATTATCCATCAGGAGGAACCCATGGCTTTGACAATCAGGCAAAAGAAATGCACGCTCTGTTTGTAGCCAATGGTCCTGATTTTAAAAAAGGATATACAGCAAAGCCTTTTCAGAATGTACACCTGTACTCTTTGATGGCGCATCTTTTGGAGATCACACCGGCACAAAACGATGGAAGCCTGGACAGTGTGTCGGTACTTTTAAAGTGAAATTGGAAACTTTTTCGCCAAAAAAACAGGTTCAAGGGCTTTATTAAGATTGCATCTGTCTAAAAGTGAGGGGATATTCCCTTGCTGAAATACTCAGTCTTTCACAACCTAACAGAGTTTTAAAAATATGCCATACGTTGTTACTGAACCATGCATTCAATGTAAATACACTAACTGCGCAGCCGTATGTCCGGTTGATGCTTTCCGCGAAGGACCTAACTTCCTGGTTATCGACCCGATGGAATGTATTGATTGTGATGCATGCGTATCTGAATGTCCGGTAGAAGCTATTTACCCCGATGATGAAGTACCTGAAAAATGGGAAGATTACATCGACCTGAATGAAAGACTATCCGAAGCCTGGGAAGACCGCATCATCAATGAAACTCAGGATGCACTGCCCGATGCTGACGATTGGGCCACCAAAGAAGATAAGCTTGATCAGCTTGTAGAAACCTGGTAAGTAACCGGAGTTTTCCCTGAGTCACACAGCCTCTAACGATTCCCAAGAATCACTCATTATTGCCTGACGATACCTCCATTTTAAGCGCATCTTCATCCCCAAAAATAATGGGGATCATCAATGCTACGCCCGACTCCTTCAGTGATGGAGGTAAATATCTGAACCATAGCCGGGCTATGGACCGCATTCACCTGATGCTTAAAAACGGGGCACAGATTATAGATGTGGGAGGGGAATCAACCCGGCCGGGAGCCGATCCGGTTTCCGAAAGTGAAGAGATAGACCGGGTTATTCCACTACTTGAAAAAGCCATCCCGGTTTTCAGCGATGCCATATTTTCTATCGACACCACTAAGTATGAGGTGGCTAAAAAAGCACTTCAGGCAGGTGCTAAAATTGTCAATGATGTGAGCGGGCTGCAAAAAGACCCCCGCCTTGCCGACCTTTGCGCTGAACATGATGCCGCATATGTTTTGATGCATTCTCAGGGTGATCCTAAGACGATGCAGAAAAACCCGGAGTACAACGATGTGGTTGAAGATGTGATGGGATTTTTCGAGCGGCAAGCTGCGGAAGCAAAAAAGAGGGGAGTCCATCATCTTATTTTAGATCCGGGAATCGGGTTCGGGAAAACGCTGGAGCACAACCTTAAATTGATTGCCCACCTTGACAAATTCAAAAAATTTGGTTTCTCTGTATTAGTTGGAGCTTCACGCAAGTCCATGATCGGTAAAATATTAGACGACCGGCCTACAGACGATCGCATAACCGGGACCGTTGCGCTGCACTACCACGCACTCATAAAAGGAGCAAATATTCTACGTGTGCATGATGTGAAGGAAGCTTCCGATTCAATTCGTATATTCAACGCAGTTCAATCCCAACAATAACCAAATCCGGCGGCCTTGTTTCCCATTGGTTTCCTTGAATTCGGCTTAAAAGATTTTGCCGAGACGCTCATTATTGCGCTCGTGCTGGTATATCTGTACCGGTGGGTCAAGGGTACGTTTGCCATTCAAGCGGCCCTGGGAATTTTGTTTGTGGTGATTATTAATGTTGTGATTGGGCTTTTGGGCTTTACCACCATCAATTCCATTCTGAGCCAGATTCTGGACGTCGGTATTATCGCGCTCATCATTCTCTTTCAGCCTGAAATCCGGAAACTGCTGTACCGGCTGGGGACCAATACAAGTCTGGATCGCTTTTTCTCTACGTCCAATTCCGATCGTACCATCGATGAAATTATCGACGCCGTCAAGGAAATGTCGAAAAATAAAACCGGGGCACTTATTGTATTTGCCCGGACTTCTTCGCTGCAGGATTTAGTAGATGCCGGTGTAAATATTGACTCTGAAATCCGAAGTGAACTCCTCACAACCATATTCCAAAAGGAAACCCCGCTTCATGACGGGGCTGTTGTCATAAGGGGGAACCGGATTGTGGCAGCAAGTTGTTATCTGCCCATTTCACAAAACCCGAACATCTCTTCTTCATTCGGGACACGGCACCGCGCTGCAGTAGGAATCAGTGAGTCGAATAATGTGTTCGTAATTGTGGTATCGGAAGAAACCGGACGAATTTCCATCGCCCGAAACGGGGCTCTTACCAGTGGACTTACCATTCAGAAATTGCGAGCTGAAATGGAAGAAACCTTCGGCAGCCAGAAGTTTGATGAAGACGTTGCCTTCAGTTCTGCCCAGGCCGACATGAAGCTTAGTTGATTTCGTTAATCGTTATTCGTGAATCCGAGGTTGTTACCGAATAACGATTACACGAATAACGAACTATCTTTCCAAAAACTCTTTCATCAAATCTTTGGCGGCTTTGTAGGAAGATATTTTTCCTTCCTGAACCTGCTTTCGGCAGGCTTCCAGTTTAGATTTGAGATCAGCATCTCCATAAAATGCCTGGTGCAGTTCCTGATGGATGCTTTCATTCAGCCAGTAGTTGGCTTGTTCTTTTCGTTGGTGATCAAAGTACTCTTTGGCTTTGGTGTGGCGCACATACTCATCCACAATTTCCCAAACTTCGGGAATGCCTTTGTTATGAAATGCAGAACAGGTTGTTACTTTGGGAATCCAGCCAGATTCAGTAGGTGGGAAGAGGTGCAGGGCGTTTTTGTATTCAGCCATAGCGCGTTTGGCAGCATCTTCATTCCCGGAGTCGGCTTTGTTGATAACGATGGAGTCGGCCATTTCCATGATACCTCGCTTGATGCCCTGAAGTTCATCTCCGGCACCGGCAAGCATCAACAATAGAAAGAAATCGACCATGGAATGAACAGCTGTTTCTGACTGACCCACACCTACGGTTTCAATGAGGATGGTGTCAAAGCCTGCTGCCTCACAAAGGGTGATGGTTTCCCGTGTGCTTCTCGCTACGCCCCCCAGAGAGCCGGAAGTGGGGGTGGGGCGGATATATGCATTCGGATGATTTGATAGCGTCTCCATGCGTGTTTTATCCCCAAGGATACTGCCCCGCGTTTTGGAGCTGGAGGGATCAACAGCAAGAACGGCTAAGTTCCGGTCCTGTTCATCAATTACATAATTGCCAAAAGCTTCAATAAAGGTGCTTTTCCCAACCCCGGGAACACCGGTGATACCAATTCGAACAGAATCTCCGGAATGAGGAAGACATCCTTCGATGATTTCCTGAGCCAGTTCCTGATGCTCCTGTTTGGTGCTTTCGATTAAAGTAATAGCACGGCTAAGCAACATTCGGTCGCCATCTAAAATACCTTCAATAAATTCGGAAGCGGGTGGAAGTTGTTTACTCAAAGCGCCCTTCCTCCTCTAACTTTTCCATAGTTATAAAGGGGAATTAGCTGGAAAAAGTCGCCTAACAACTTTGGAAAAGTTATTAAGGGTGAAGATCTAAACAAAAAATTTGCAGTTAATTTCATGAGGATGAATAATTCTCAATCAGCACTTCCAGAATTTGTTTGGCGGCTTTGGGGATAACCGTTCCGGGACCGAATACGGCCGTAACTCCGGCATCATAAAGGAAATCATAATCCTGCTGGGGAATCACACCGCCGGCTATAACAATGATATCTTCGCGCCCTTGTTTCCTGAGTTCTTTGATGACCTGTGGAACCAATGTTTTGTGTCCACCTGCCAGGCTGGAAACCCCGAGGATGTGAACGTCATTTTCCACGGCTTGTCGGGCGGCTTCTTCCGGTGTCTGGAAAAGAGGCCCGATATCCACATCAAATCCCAAGTCAGCAAAACTGGTTGAAATAACTTTCGCCCCGCGATCGTGTCCGTCCTGCCCCATTTTAGCGACCATGATTCGCGGACGCCGGCCATCCAGCTCAGCAAATTTATCCGCCAGGTTCAGTGCTGCTTTAAACTGATCGTTATTTTTGAGTTCTGAGGAGTACACGCCGGAAATAGATTTAATGGTTGCCTTGTAACGCCCGAATGCTTTCTCCATGGCATCTGAAATTTCGCCAAGAGTAGCTCGTTTTCGGGCAGCGTCAACGGCTAAAGCTAATAAATTTCCGTCACCCGATTCCGCGCATTCGGTCAGTTTATTCAGCGCAGCTTCT
Proteins encoded:
- a CDS encoding TonB-dependent receptor → MLRYLSIVFLSLIVSGSALAQSTITGKVTDASTGEPIIGANILVMGTTQGAATDLNGEYEIDDVDPGTYNLRVSNIGYVTLMEEVTVGEGTLTLDFEMQLTSESLTSLEVFASRSDQTTPVAFSDVSQEEIRVQLGSRDLPEVLNVTPSVYSTNSGGGAGDARINVRGFSQRNVAVMINGVPVNDMENGWVYWSNWDGVGDAARSIQVQRGISNVNLAVPSVGGTLNIITDPSNNEAGGMVKFENGSGAFNKTTLMLNSGLINDKFAISAVGVRKEGEGIVDGTWTDAWAYHIAASYQINDENRLDLFALGAPQRHGQNLYAQNIATYDRSYALGLDSYDPAAADVFWEKGRLFNSNVSGVSNSYDGNQYVGDGWLNPSIQSRYSKNFLNERENFFHKPQVNLNWYSELTDKLTLTNVLYYSGGKGGGTGTLGDIEYDYSHAQRIVDWNATIADNLANLDGSGDAVANGIIRNSRNNQWTVGDILKLSYQANENLELQAGLDWRTAEIEHYREVRDLLGGRYYIDNSNDLNPNRETRLGDKVAYNFDNTVDWLGGYLQGEYSKDNFSTYATVGISTVKYSHLNYFLDDPNKAGLQETERESDNLVGYQAKAGVLYGLSDDLDLYLNVGAISKVPIFDNVINDGTGAINEDPENEKFYFYEAGTRYRDPSGRFGFNLNYYLTDRRDRSFTRGINFQDGTEGLINITGLDQMHTGVELETSAKLAEWARLDVAASHNLWEYKNDVTALYTPDQNNPSVQDTVSLFVEGLKVGNAPQTQFAYTLTVEPMQNLDVTLVGTTFMRHWSDFDPLDRDDPSDRAQTWQVPNYTVFNAHLNYALPGVFEGSSLFLNLFNLFDNTYIQDATDNSRFNGYDGDHDADDAEVFFGLPRRYNFGVRINF
- a CDS encoding ectonucleotide pyrophosphatase/phosphodiesterase; its protein translation is MKKLLVCALISMVLMGCIEEEKSRDAKVLLVSFDGFRYDYLSKTHTPNFDKLVETGVFSEGLIPIFPSKTFPNYYAMATGLYPENNGFIANNMYDPEMDARFTISNRDAVENPDWYEGEPIWNTVEKAGKKSGTMFWVGSETPIQDMRPTHWKRYNESMPDSARIDTVVKWLSYGNEKEVDFATLYFSFVDARGHRFGPNSPEVVEAIERADNLVGYLVESINQKGLSGKTNLMIVSDHGMAEISRDRVVILDEMINPDDLQVISYSPAMMTNVKGDNLEGVYSALKANEEHFKVYKKEDIPERYHLKNHLRVPELLLVADVGYTITTREFFEERENYPSGGTHGFDNQAKEMHALFVANGPDFKKGYTAKPFQNVHLYSLMAHLLEITPAQNDGSLDSVSVLLK
- the fdxA gene encoding ferredoxin FdxA, with translation MPYVVTEPCIQCKYTNCAAVCPVDAFREGPNFLVIDPMECIDCDACVSECPVEAIYPDDEVPEKWEDYIDLNERLSEAWEDRIINETQDALPDADDWATKEDKLDQLVETW
- the folP gene encoding dihydropteroate synthase, whose product is MPDDTSILSASSSPKIMGIINATPDSFSDGGKYLNHSRAMDRIHLMLKNGAQIIDVGGESTRPGADPVSESEEIDRVIPLLEKAIPVFSDAIFSIDTTKYEVAKKALQAGAKIVNDVSGLQKDPRLADLCAEHDAAYVLMHSQGDPKTMQKNPEYNDVVEDVMGFFERQAAEAKKRGVHHLILDPGIGFGKTLEHNLKLIAHLDKFKKFGFSVLVGASRKSMIGKILDDRPTDDRITGTVALHYHALIKGANILRVHDVKEASDSIRIFNAVQSQQ
- the cdaA gene encoding diadenylate cyclase CdaA → MFPIGFLEFGLKDFAETLIIALVLVYLYRWVKGTFAIQAALGILFVVIINVVIGLLGFTTINSILSQILDVGIIALIILFQPEIRKLLYRLGTNTSLDRFFSTSNSDRTIDEIIDAVKEMSKNKTGALIVFARTSSLQDLVDAGVNIDSEIRSELLTTIFQKETPLHDGAVVIRGNRIVAASCYLPISQNPNISSSFGTRHRAAVGISESNNVFVIVVSEETGRISIARNGALTSGLTIQKLRAEMEETFGSQKFDEDVAFSSAQADMKLS
- the meaB gene encoding methylmalonyl Co-A mutase-associated GTPase MeaB: MSKQLPPASEFIEGILDGDRMLLSRAITLIESTKQEHQELAQEIIEGCLPHSGDSVRIGITGVPGVGKSTFIEAFGNYVIDEQDRNLAVLAVDPSSSKTRGSILGDKTRMETLSNHPNAYIRPTPTSGSLGGVARSTRETITLCEAAGFDTILIETVGVGQSETAVHSMVDFFLLLMLAGAGDELQGIKRGIMEMADSIVINKADSGNEDAAKRAMAEYKNALHLFPPTESGWIPKVTTCSAFHNKGIPEVWEIVDEYVRHTKAKEYFDHQRKEQANYWLNESIHQELHQAFYGDADLKSKLEACRKQVQEGKISSYKAAKDLMKEFLER